One Desulfobacterales bacterium DNA segment encodes these proteins:
- a CDS encoding GxxExxY protein, with product MKKDETTYKIIGCAMKVHNVLGNGFQEVIYQRCLAIELGKAGIEFEREKEQAIFYDGIEVGTRRADFIVENKVVVELKALINLEDVHLSQAKNYVVAYDFPRGLLINFGSTSLQYKLIFNPKYNVCNERNG from the coding sequence ATGAAAAAAGATGAAACAACATATAAAATAATTGGCTGTGCTATGAAAGTGCATAATGTATTAGGCAACGGATTTCAGGAAGTTATTTATCAAAGATGTTTGGCGATAGAGTTAGGCAAAGCTGGGATAGAATTTGAGAGAGAAAAAGAGCAGGCTATTTTCTATGATGGCATTGAAGTTGGGACGCGTAGAGCTGATTTTATAGTAGAAAATAAAGTTGTTGTAGAATTAAAAGCATTGATTAATCTTGAAGATGTTCATTTGTCACAGGCTAAGAATTACGTTGTAGCTTATGATTTTCCGAGAGGATTACTTATTAATTTTGGCTCAACCAGCCTTCAATATAAACTTATTTTTAATCCTAAATATAATGTTTGCAATGAAAGGAACGGGTAA
- a CDS encoding PIN domain-containing protein, translating into MTGDKENKNYFIDSNIWLYSFIEKDIQKSAIAKNVIQKKDITVSTQVINEVCVNLIKKANFSEEKIRGLIRSFYNKYNIVEIDEEILHKASLIREEHNFSFWDSLILAGALYAGCGILYSEDMQNNFRIDKTKIVNPFSDMKNDLKKT; encoded by the coding sequence ATGACAGGGGATAAAGAAAACAAAAATTATTTTATAGATTCAAATATTTGGCTTTATAGTTTTATAGAAAAGGACATTCAAAAATCAGCTATCGCTAAAAATGTTATCCAAAAGAAGGATATTACTGTCAGCACTCAAGTAATAAATGAAGTCTGCGTCAATCTTATAAAGAAAGCCAATTTTTCAGAAGAAAAAATACGAGGGCTAATTAGATCTTTTTATAATAAATACAACATAGTTGAGATTGATGAAGAAATACTTCACAAAGCATCTTTAATACGTGAAGAGCACAATTTTTCATTTTGGGATAGCCTTATTTTAGCAGGAGCATTATATGCTGGTTGTGGGATTCTTTATTCCGAAGATATGCAAAATAATTTTAGAATTGATAAGACAAAAATAGTTAATCCTTTTTCTGATATGAAAAATGATTTGAAAAAAACATAG
- a CDS encoding helix-turn-helix domain-containing protein, whose translation MITRFGERLCSARKMAGLSLDALAKKTDSIVTKQALSKYEKGQINPSSDVLISIAKALDVKVDYFFRSQVSITGIEFRKKSNLSKKKADQIKFQTINFLEKYLEIEDILNIKSSFINPVTNNRIKNYQDIERAAVEIREKWDIGKGPLPHLVELLEDKGFKIFEVENTERFDGLSCFVEGMMIPVICIFADSDMVRKRFTIAHEIGHLLLDFSDGMEESHEKLCHAFAGALLLPQEMMREELGTNRNKITEWELKKLKGIFGVSMQAIMARAFYLKIISDNTYKSFNIYINKNGWRKNEPGEYEGKEKANRFKQIVLHAAAEQIISFSKAAELLNMSLSEFEREVNIVS comes from the coding sequence ATGATTACGAGATTTGGGGAAAGATTATGTTCCGCTCGCAAAATGGCTGGATTAAGCTTGGATGCGCTTGCAAAAAAAACTGATTCTATTGTAACGAAACAAGCACTTAGCAAATATGAAAAAGGTCAAATAAATCCCAGCAGCGATGTATTGATTTCAATTGCTAAGGCTCTTGATGTAAAGGTTGATTATTTTTTCCGCTCACAAGTTTCAATAACTGGTATTGAGTTTAGAAAGAAATCTAATCTTAGCAAAAAAAAAGCAGACCAAATAAAATTCCAGACCATTAATTTTTTGGAAAAATATCTTGAGATAGAGGATATTCTTAACATTAAGTCATCATTTATAAACCCTGTAACCAATAACCGCATTAAGAATTATCAAGATATAGAAAGAGCGGCAGTTGAAATAAGAGAGAAATGGGATATTGGCAAAGGACCTCTCCCTCATTTAGTCGAACTTTTAGAAGATAAAGGATTTAAAATTTTTGAGGTTGAAAATACTGAAAGGTTTGATGGACTTTCTTGTTTTGTTGAAGGCATGATGATACCAGTGATATGTATATTTGCTGATAGTGATATGGTTCGCAAAAGATTTACTATAGCGCACGAAATAGGACATTTGCTACTTGATTTTTCTGATGGAATGGAAGAATCCCATGAAAAGCTATGTCATGCATTTGCTGGTGCTTTGCTATTGCCACAGGAAATGATGAGGGAAGAATTAGGGACTAACCGAAATAAAATTACTGAATGGGAGTTAAAAAAATTAAAAGGTATTTTTGGAGTATCTATGCAGGCTATCATGGCAAGGGCATTTTACTTAAAAATTATTTCTGATAATACTTATAAGAGTTTCAATATTTACATTAATAAAAATGGCTGGAGAAAAAATGAGCCTGGAGAATATGAAGGCAAAGAAAAAGCAAACAGATTTAAACAGATTGTCCTTCATGCCGCTGCCGAACAAATAATTAGTTTTAGCAAAGCGGCAGAGCTTTTAAACATGTCTTTAAGTGAGTTT